The following are encoded together in the Vanrija pseudolonga chromosome 7, complete sequence genome:
- the LAC2_2 gene encoding Laccase-2 — protein sequence MHANIISLATIALLGSVNGQFGGPGFGGPGFGGPPFGGQPQRPPPAGGGGGGGFGWPFWPPRPPRPPPRPPTRTTQHPPPTSTTSPTPSPTTQSPPPGGSETTSPSSTSTSVPTSPPPDSSTATPTSSGLNQTLPSFAKTSIWSYPLPPVPSNTYSAPKEIFTASMGAPEEGYQPVTRKYEFTLGTSAGSPDGFERLMYTINNQFPGPTIEANQGDIIEVTVHNNLDHPQAIHWHGIRQRGTNHMDGVPGISQCPIAPGATFVYRFTLESEMGTYWYHSHYGNTMADGLVGAFIVHAKNDPWVKKRDYDDERVMFLSDWNDYLSEFIVHRMHDYSEGYKGQGIPTQPDAILINGVGQRDCATAQPDATCLTTKPYELQGQIGSRIRLRLINPGAHGMVRFSIDQHVLQVIEVDDTPIEPLYLKELALDPGQRASVVIHLNRGGQFSSFWIRGGLAAKCVFGGHFITGFAVLRYTDFKGDPWSIGSPVTAPWPGLGDGETLCQDIDELWDVKPKIVEKPPPTAFSVQQMGTSFGQFVDRESHEPFIGFGMNSVNFVNMINDPALAHVEDGIPINGSNVATLVYETDGVGGADVIINQLDVGLTHPFHIHGRPFHILARGSGEMTPEKVKDIQVNLVNPLYRDTLTIGSRAWALVRIPTDNPGVWPIHCHIGWHLSSGKLGLIVIRPDVVRSFQKPQEWQALCTGDKNEIGPGRRDMSPPKGYFPPQARAADADMIEYYANAKRQDVVATPASASPTPASFSMNRSVFTLIQGGQTIVGSADIPDPTPTPEPDPAALAAYATITGGSAVTNPTLVPPATTVAVTAGAGEGGGGGNGVTQSAAPTQVPISAAVPIPSGFSPVAPGIQPEGKPEAGSLEAAFNDPGEVPLTVLVSQGDTPAKAAQAAGVNVGGAGGGGGSNSSAPAAPSESASAATASVESVAPSDVTAQIASTQTPDAAAPSSAPPAASSAPPPEAAPSPAPSAPPADGGNNPGDPGFAPP from the coding sequence ATGCACGCGAACATAATCTCGCTGGCGACAATCGCCCTCCTCGGGTCCGTCAACGGCCAGTTTGGTGGTCCTGGCTTTGGCGGTCCTGGCTTTGGTGGTCCTCCCTTTGGAGGCCAACCGCAGCGGCCACCTcctgctggtggtggcggcggcggcggcttcggctgGCCATTTTGGCCCCCacgcccgcctcgtccgccaccccgccctcCCACAAGGACTACCCAGCACCCGCCTcccacgtcgacgacgtcgccgactcCCAGCCCGACGACTCAgtctccgccgcctggcggGTCAGAGACAACGTCCCCGTCTTCAACGTCCACGTCAGTCCCGACATCTCCGCCACCCGACTCGTCCACAGCAACCCCTACCTCTTCGGGCCTCAACCAGACACTCCCATCGTTCGCCAAAACCTCGATCTGGTCATACCCTCTGCCCCCTGTCCCCTCGAACACGTACTCGGCGCCCAAGGAGATCTTCACTGCCTCCATGGGTGCCCCGGAGGAGGGATACCAGCCCGTAACGCGCAAGTACGAGTTCACACTCGGCACGTCGGCCGGCTCGCCGGACGGTTTCGAGCGGCTCATGTACACCATCAACAACCAATTCCCGGGCCCGACCATCGAGGCCAACCAGGGCGACATCATCGAGGTGACAGTGCACAACAACCTTGACCACCCTCAGGCCATCCACTGGCACGGCATCCGGCAGCGCGGCACAAACCACATGGACGGTGTGCCCGGTATCTCACAGTGCCCCATTGCTCCCGGTGCCACATTCGTCTACCGCTTCACACTCGAATCGGAGATGGGCACATACTGGTACCACTCGCACTACGGCAACACAATGGCCgatggccttgtcggcgcctTCATCGTTCATGCCAAGAACGACCCGTGGGTCAAGAAACGCGActatgacgacgagcgggtCATGTTCCTCTCCGACTGGAACGACTACCTGTCCGAGTTTATTGTCCACAGGATGCACGACTACTCGGAGGGTTACAAGGGTCAGGGTATCCCTACCCAGCCTGACGCGATCCTCATCAACGGTGTCGGCCAACGCGACTGCGCTACCGCGCAGCCCGACGCCACCTGCCTCACCACCAAGCCCTACGAGCTCCAGGGCCAGATCGGCTCGCGTATCCGTCTCCGCCTCATCAACCCCGGCGCCCACGGCATGGTGCGCTTCTCCATCGACCAGCACGTGCTGCAAGtgatcgaggtcgacgacacaCCCATCGAACCGCTGTACCTCAAGGAGCTTGCACTCGACCCAGGTCAGCGTGCATCCGTCGTCATCCACCTCAACCGCGGTGGCCAATTCTCAAGCTTCTGGatccgcggcggccttgccgccAAGTGTGTCTTTGGCGGCCACTTCATCACCGGTTTCGCAGTGCTGCGCTACACCGACTTTAAGGGCGACCCTTGGTCGATCGGTTCGCCTGTTACCGCTCCCTGGcctggcctcggcgatggcgagaCACTCTGCCAGGACATTGACGAGCTCTGGGATGTCAAGCCAAAGATTGTCGAaaagccgccgccgacggccttTTCGGTCCAGCAGATGGGCACGTCGTTTGGCCAGTTTGTCGACCGCGAGTCGCACGAGCCGTTCATCGGCTTTGGCATGAACTCGGTCAACTTTGTCAACATGATCAACGACCCGGCGCTCGCacacgtcgaggacggcatcCCCATCAACGGCAGCAACGTCGCGACGCTCGTGTACGAGACTGACGgtgttggcggcgccgacgtcatcATCAACCAGCTTGACGTCGGCCTCACCCACCCGTTCCACATCCACGGGCGGCCGTTCCACATTCTCGCGCGTGGAAGTGGCGAGATGACACCAGAAAAGGTCAAGGATATCCAGGTCAACCTCGTCAACCCGCTCTACCGCGACACGCTTACCATTGGCTCGCGGGCATGGGCACTGGTCCGCATCCCGACAGACAACCCAGGTGTGTGGCCCATCCACTGTCACATTGGCTGGCACCTGTCGTCGGGCAAGCTGGGCCTTATTGTCATCCGCCCCGACGTCGTGCGCAGCTTCCAGAAGCCTCAGGAGTGGCAGGCGTTGTGCACTGGCGACAAGAACGAGATTGGCCCCGGCCGTCGTGACATGAGCCCGCCCAAGGGCTACTTCCCGCCGCAGGctcgcgcggccgacgccgacatgaTCGAGTACTATGCCAACGCCAAGCGCCAGGACGTTGTCGCGACGcccgcgtccgcctcgcccaccccggCGTCATTCAGCATGAACCGCTCCGTCTTCACGCTCATCCAGGGTGGCCAGACGATCGTCGGTTCGGCAGACATCCCTGACCCGACCCCCACCCCGGAGCCAGACCcggccgccctcgctgcctATGCCACCATCACTGGTGGCAGCGCCGTCACCAACCCGACGCTTGTTCCACCCGCCACCACGGTTGCGGTCACGGCTGGAGCTGGTGaaggaggcggtggtggaaACGGCGTTACCCAGAGCGCTGCCCCCACCCAGGTTCCAATCTCTGCCGCTGTCCCCATCCCGAGCGGCTTCTCCCCAGTCGCTCCAGGCATCCAGCCGGAGGGCAAGCCCgaggctggctcgctcgaggcggcctTCAACGACCCCGGAGAGGTGCCCCTTACTGTGCTGGTCAGCCAGGGCGACACGCCCGCCAAGGCTGCCCAGGCCGCTGGCGTCAAtgtcggcggtgccggtggtggtggtggttcgAACAGCTCGGCACCGGCCGCGCCTAGCGAGtctgcctcggccgcgactGCTTCTGTCGAAAGCGTCGCGCCCAGTGATGTGACGGCTCAGATTGCCAGCACCCAGACTCCTGACGCAGCTGCtccgtcgagcgcgccgcctgctgcctcTTCGGCGCCTCCCCCCGAAGCTGCTCcttcgccggcgccgagcgctcCTCCTGCCGACGGCGGTAACAACCCCGGAGACCCTGGTTTCGCACCACCCTAA
- the CAALFM_C102740CA gene encoding NAD-dependent protein deacylase gives MTDIAAFHTLLRGSPRILAIVGAGLSASSGLPTFRGAGGLWRNYESTSLATPGAFARDPALVWLFYAWRRHMCLQVDPNAGHTALAALAKARGGDFLCLTQNVDNLHERAGHPTDRLRHLHGRLFDVKCSRCKKTEYNTDDPLVPALAPASADFADGENPLLDPSRPVPKIATSELPHCSACGGIQRPGVVWFGENLDSRMLREVDAWIDAKPVDIVLVIGTSSVVYPAAGYADRARTKHTKVVTVNLDPETEAAEPGDLVYVGDAAQLLPELLAPLLTTSSSL, from the exons ATGACCGACATTGCAGCCTTCCACACCCTCCTGCGCGGCAGCCCGcgcatcctcgccatcgtcggcgcggggctgtcggcgtcgtctggcCTGCCGACGTTTCGCGGTGCAGGCGGCCTGTGGAGGAACTACGAGTCGACGAGCCTCGCGACGCCTGGCGCGTtcgcgcgcgaccccgccctcgTGTGGCTCTTCTACgcctggcggcggcacaTGTGTCTCCAGGTCGACCCGAACGCGGGGCAtacggcgctcgcggcgctggccaaggcgcgcggcggcgactttCTCTGCCTGACGCAGAATGTGGACA ACCTGCACGAACGTGCCGGGCATCCCACCGACAGGCTGCGACACCTCCACGGGCGGCTATTCGACGTCAAGTGCAGCAGGTGCAAGAAGACAGAGTACAACACCGACGACCCGCTCGtgcccgcgctcgccccgGCGTCGGCAGACTTTGCTGACGGCGAGAACCCGCTGCTCGACCCCAGCCGGCCCGTGCCCAAAATCGCGACGTCTGAACTGCCCCATTGCTCCGCCTGCGGCGGCATCCAGCGCCCCGGCGTGGTCTGGTTCGGTGAGAACCTCGACTCGCGCATGCTGCGCGAAGTCGACGCGTGGATCGACGCCAAGCCGGTAGACATTGTCCTTGTGATTGGGACCAGCTCGGTCGTCTACCCGGCGGCCGGGTACGCTGATCGCGCTCGAACGAAACACACCAAAGTGGTGActgtcaacctcgaccccgagacggAGGCTGCCGAGCCAGGCGACCTCGTCTACGTTGGCGACGCCGCACAGCTGCTACCTGAGCTGCTGGCCCCACTGCTCACAACCTCATCGTCATTGTAA
- the Oard1 gene encoding O-acetyl-ADP-ribose deacetylase 1, with protein MPVTYHTGDLFTSTAKHLAHGVNTTGVMGKGIAVGFKRAYPAMFPLYKAACKSGELLPGGVQAYHDDKTNTAVYNVATQDRPGPHARVEWVHSGLESVFETVAAEGGVLAIPRLGAGIGGLSWEEQVRPIVVELAAKHNIDVEVWSLE; from the coding sequence ATGCCCGTCACGTACCACACCGGAGACCTCTTCACCAGCACGGCCAAGCACCTCGCACACGGCGTCAACACGACCGGGGTGATGGGCAAGGGCATCGCCGTCGGCTTCAAGCGCGCGTATCCCGCCATGTTTCCCCTGTACAAGGCTGCGTGCAagagcggcgagctgctgcccggcggcgtgcaggcATATCACGACGACAAGACCAACACAGCTGTGTACAACGTCGCGACGCAGGACCGGCCAGGCCCGCACGCGCGGGTCGAGTGGGTGCACTCGGGCTTGGAGAGCGTCTTTGAGACGGTtgctgccgagggcggcgtgctcgccatcCCCCGTCTTGGCGCGGGCATTGGAGGGCTCAGCTGGGAGGAGCAGGTGCGCCcgatcgtcgtcgagctcgccgccaagcacAACATTGACGTCGAGGTGTGGAGCCTGGAGTga